The following coding sequences lie in one Hippopotamus amphibius kiboko isolate mHipAmp2 chromosome 7, mHipAmp2.hap2, whole genome shotgun sequence genomic window:
- the FNDC4 gene encoding fibronectin type III domain-containing protein 4 isoform X2: MPQCLPADSVGTMASLMPLSPYLSPTVLLLVSCDLGFVRADRPPSPVNVTVTHLRANSATVSWDVPEGNIVIGYSISQQRQNGPGQRVIREVNTTTRACALWGLAEDSDYTVQVRSIGLRGESPPGPRVHFRTLKGSDRLPSNSSSPGDITVEGLDGERPLQTGEVVIIVVVLLMWAAVIGLFCRQYDIIKDNDSNNNPKEKGKGPEQSPQGRPVGTRQKNSPSINTIDV; encoded by the exons ATGCCCCAGTGCCTCCCAGCGGACTCGGTGGGGACCATGGCTTCGCTAATGCCCCTCTCCCCATATCTAAGCCCCACGGTCCTCCTGCTGGTCAGTTGTGACCTGGGCTTTGTACGAGCAG ACCGGCCTCCGTCTCCTGTGAATGTGACAGTCACTCACCTCAGAGCCAACTCGGCCACTGTGTCCTGGGACGTCCCAGAAGGCAACATCGTCATTGGCTACTCCATTTCCCAGCAA CGACAGAATGGCCCTGGGCAACGTGTGATCCGGGAGGTGAACACCACCACTCGGGCCTGTGCCCTCTGGGGCCTGGCTGAAGACAGTGACTACACAGTGCAGGTCAGGAGCATCGGCCTTAGGGGAGAAAGCCCCCCAGGGCCGCGGGTGCACTTCCGAACTCTCAAGGGTTCTGACCGGCTACCCTCAAACAGCTCCAGCCCAG GTGACATCACAGTGGAGGGTCTGGATGGAGAGCGACCACTGCAGACGGGGGAAGTGGTCATCATTGTGGTGGTGTTGCTCATGTGGGCTG CTGTAATTGGGCTATTCTGCCGTCAGTATGACATCATCAAGGACAATGACTCCAACAATAACCccaaggagaaggggaagggaccGGAACAGAGTCCTCAGGGAAGGCCAGTGGGGACAAGACAG AAAAACTCACCATCTATCAATACCATCGACGTATGA
- the FNDC4 gene encoding fibronectin type III domain-containing protein 4 isoform X1, whose translation MPQCLPADSVGTMASLMPLSPYLSPTVLLLVSCDLGFVRADRPPSPVNVTVTHLRANSATVSWDVPEGNIVIGYSISQQRQNGPGQRVIREVNTTTRACALWGLAEDSDYTVQVRSIGLRGESPPGPRVHFRTLKGSDRLPSNSSSPGDITVEGLDGERPLQTGEVVIIVVVLLMWAEKLTIYQYHRRMSEETEPEDRCTNNLGMGMGSGRAQDGDLPKTEGSHSLPEGNDTPTISGLVFILFPL comes from the exons ATGCCCCAGTGCCTCCCAGCGGACTCGGTGGGGACCATGGCTTCGCTAATGCCCCTCTCCCCATATCTAAGCCCCACGGTCCTCCTGCTGGTCAGTTGTGACCTGGGCTTTGTACGAGCAG ACCGGCCTCCGTCTCCTGTGAATGTGACAGTCACTCACCTCAGAGCCAACTCGGCCACTGTGTCCTGGGACGTCCCAGAAGGCAACATCGTCATTGGCTACTCCATTTCCCAGCAA CGACAGAATGGCCCTGGGCAACGTGTGATCCGGGAGGTGAACACCACCACTCGGGCCTGTGCCCTCTGGGGCCTGGCTGAAGACAGTGACTACACAGTGCAGGTCAGGAGCATCGGCCTTAGGGGAGAAAGCCCCCCAGGGCCGCGGGTGCACTTCCGAACTCTCAAGGGTTCTGACCGGCTACCCTCAAACAGCTCCAGCCCAG GTGACATCACAGTGGAGGGTCTGGATGGAGAGCGACCACTGCAGACGGGGGAAGTGGTCATCATTGTGGTGGTGTTGCTCATGTGGGCTG AAAAACTCACCATCTATCAATACCATCGACGTATGAGTGAAGAAACCGAACCAGAAGACAGATGCACTAACAacctggggatggggatggggtcaGGGAGAGCCCAAGATGGTGATCTGCCCAAGACTGAAGGATCTCACAGTCTCCCAGAGGGTAATGACACTCCCACAATCTCAGGCCTGGTATTCATCCTCTTTCCACTGTGA